The following coding sequences are from one Mycoplasma mycoides subsp. capri window:
- a CDS encoding DivIVA domain-containing protein: MKKLSVNQIQNKKFNIVYKGYKIEEVNDFLDEIIKDYVCLENQISNLNDQLEQANQKISKLITDKQKTETELDQYVKKNWKLVKDNLNDVDVIKRITRIEKNLVEYEEKLNKIDEIYKLLISKSR, encoded by the coding sequence ATGAAAAAGTTGTCAGTTAATCAGATCCAAAATAAGAAATTTAATATAGTTTATAAAGGATATAAAATTGAAGAAGTAAATGATTTTTTAGATGAGATTATTAAAGATTATGTTTGTTTAGAAAATCAAATTTCTAATTTAAATGATCAACTAGAACAGGCCAATCAAAAGATTTCAAAACTAATTACTGATAAACAAAAAACTGAAACTGAACTAGATCAATATGTTAAAAAGAATTGAAAACTAGTAAAAGATAACTTAAATGATGTTGATGTTATTAAAAGAATAACTAGAATTGAAAAAAATTTAGTTGAGTATGAAGAAAAACTAAATAAAATTGATGAAATTTATAAATTATTAATAAGTAAATCAAGATAG
- a CDS encoding Holliday junction resolvase RecU translates to MYPLKNKGQYLETILNITNQKYLDENICIVTKIPTNINLIKINNKIITNATFKDNFNCDYIGIYNGLYFEFDAKETSKDEFNFNAIRKNQQQKLDLVTKHKGLAFIILYFSKYDDFYLISYEQIKQYVSKNKKTIPRDWIVLNCKELFLTNKLKLDYIKHFDHLINQIA, encoded by the coding sequence ATGTATCCATTAAAAAATAAAGGACAATATTTAGAAACAATTTTAAATATTACAAATCAAAAATATTTAGATGAAAATATTTGTATTGTAACTAAAATTCCAACAAATATTAATTTAATTAAAATCAATAACAAAATTATTACAAACGCTACTTTTAAAGATAATTTTAATTGTGATTATATTGGTATTTATAATGGTTTATACTTTGAATTTGATGCTAAAGAAACATCAAAAGATGAATTTAACTTTAATGCTATTAGAAAAAATCAACAACAAAAATTAGATCTAGTTACTAAACATAAAGGTTTAGCTTTTATTATTTTATATTTTTCAAAATATGATGATTTTTATTTAATTTCATATGAACAAATAAAACAATATGTTAGTAAAAATAAAAAAACAATTCCAAGAGATTGAATTGTTTTAAATTGTAAAGAATTATTTTTAACAAACAAATTAAAACTAGACTATATTAAACATTTTGATCATCTAATCAATCAAATTGCTTAA
- a CDS encoding DnaD family protein, translated as MILKMLEKGIISKKKLLLEYYKKLNLTDNQALIILMIMYLNDQTRKMTTPNLLANYLNLSSVEIEKELELLAEKDLIEIKSDFIDFSNLFQKIGLLVNDSFLIEQNITFFNDLEKNLLFSLTENQKLKLLDLLKTSIKKEQVLQLSINKKLFSFEELLKEVEIFLKSTNKFKQFDWLDDQNV; from the coding sequence ATGATTTTAAAAATGTTAGAAAAAGGAATCATTTCTAAAAAAAAGCTATTATTAGAATATTATAAAAAACTAAATTTGACTGATAATCAAGCTTTAATTATTTTAATGATTATGTATTTAAATGATCAAACTAGAAAAATGACAACTCCTAATTTATTAGCTAATTATTTAAATTTATCTAGTGTTGAAATTGAAAAAGAATTAGAGTTATTAGCAGAAAAAGATTTAATTGAAATTAAGTCAGATTTTATTGATTTTTCTAATTTGTTTCAAAAAATAGGTTTACTTGTTAATGATTCTTTTTTAATAGAACAAAATATTACTTTTTTTAATGATCTTGAAAAAAACTTATTATTTAGTTTAACAGAAAATCAAAAATTAAAACTTTTAGATTTATTAAAAACTAGTATTAAAAAAGAACAAGTTTTACAACTAAGTATTAATAAAAAGCTTTTTAGTTTTGAAGAGTTATTAAAAGAAGTGGAAATATTTTTAAAATCAACAAATAAATTTAAGCAATTTGATTGATTAGATGATCAAAATGTTTAA
- a CDS encoding HU family DNA-binding protein, with protein sequence MTKKELIEEIIINENISKVDAEKVVNRIFQTISKHLIDGKEVSVAGFGKFVISERASREGVNPSTGEKIVIPASRSARFKPAKQLKESLM encoded by the coding sequence ATGACTAAAAAAGAATTAATCGAAGAAATCATTATTAATGAAAATATTTCTAAAGTTGATGCAGAAAAAGTTGTTAATAGAATCTTTCAAACAATTTCAAAACATTTAATTGATGGAAAAGAAGTATCAGTTGCCGGATTTGGAAAATTTGTTATTTCTGAAAGAGCATCTAGAGAAGGAGTTAACCCATCAACTGGTGAAAAAATAGTTATTCCAGCTTCTAGATCAGCAAGATTTAAACCAGCAAAACAACTTAAAGAATCATTAATGTAA
- a CDS encoding glycerol-3-phosphate dehydrogenase yields the protein MKKNITIIGSSFYGVLLSNVLADNHHNIIIYSENELIVNNINLNHTFNQLKINNKIIATTDLIASLENAEILILACLNDQVESIINQIKKYLKKPVILINTVNGFDENNLDLLSNFIIKQFINTDLLKEYVSLYGPSNASEIILKKPSTAMIVSPNLNLANQLVDIFSNEYFFSYPSLDLITCELVVYFKDLINISLGILNELNAGNNAKASLITIIINFIYQIAKNYNAKLESFLNFATLANLIENILSNDSVYFKLGVDIVKLNDVNKALVKNNLTINKIKVVKIAYLLCIKYEISNEFINTLYKILYNNIRPIALLNHSFKGVWLV from the coding sequence ATGAAAAAAAATATCACTATTATTGGGTCTAGTTTTTATGGTGTTTTATTAAGTAATGTTTTAGCTGATAATCATCATAATATAATCATTTATTCAGAAAATGAATTAATAGTTAATAATATTAATTTAAATCATACTTTTAATCAATTAAAAATTAATAATAAAATCATTGCTACAACTGATTTAATTGCTAGTTTAGAAAATGCTGAAATTTTAATTTTAGCTTGTTTAAATGATCAAGTTGAATCAATTATTAATCAAATTAAAAAGTATTTAAAAAAACCTGTGATTTTAATAAATACTGTTAATGGATTTGATGAAAATAATTTAGACTTATTATCAAATTTTATTATTAAGCAATTTATAAATACTGATTTATTAAAAGAATATGTCAGCTTGTATGGACCTAGTAATGCCAGTGAAATTATTTTAAAAAAACCATCAACAGCTATGATAGTTTCACCTAATTTAAACTTAGCCAATCAATTAGTAGATATTTTTTCAAATGAATATTTTTTTAGTTATCCTTCATTAGATCTAATTACATGTGAATTAGTAGTTTATTTTAAAGATTTAATTAATATTTCATTAGGTATTTTAAATGAGCTTAATGCTGGAAATAATGCTAAAGCTAGTTTAATTACAATCATAATTAATTTCATTTATCAAATTGCTAAAAATTATAATGCTAAATTAGAATCATTTTTAAATTTTGCCACTTTAGCTAATTTAATAGAAAATATTTTATCTAATGATTCAGTTTATTTTAAGTTAGGTGTTGATATTGTAAAACTTAATGATGTTAATAAAGCACTAGTTAAAAATAATCTAACAATTAATAAAATTAAAGTAGTAAAAATTGCTTATTTACTATGTATTAAATATGAAATTAGCAATGAATTTATTAACACACTATATAAAATTTTATATAATAACATTAGACCAATAGCGCTTTTAAACCATTCATTTAAAGGTGTTTGACTGGTTTAA
- the der gene encoding ribosome biogenesis GTPase Der — MKKQVVAIVGKPNVGKSSLFNRIIKEKKSIVDDKPGVTRDRIYSSAEWLTREFILIDTGGISLSDQLFSNEIKLQTQIAIEQADVIIFVVDFLNNLDNDDKMIAKILHKSKKPVILAVNKYDKKTIDDHNYQFMSLGFSDLYFISSTHGIGVGDLLDKVISYISKNEEIIKDDSTKIAIIGRPNVGKSSLVNSLVNENRMIVSEIEGTTLDAVDISFSYNKKKYTVIDTAGIRKKSKLGQTIEKYSYLRSLSAISNADIVLLMIDATKPITDQDTNIGGLIYDEKKPVIIVVNKWDLIKNKETEILKKEEKIRAYFKYISYAKIIFISALDKTRITKILDLVDEIKQNLDIKIKTYVLNEVLNKAQLINPAPEFNGNRLKIYYASQVEAYIPTFVLFCNNPNYLHFSYKRFLENQIRFSFALDSIPINLIFREKK; from the coding sequence ATGAAAAAACAAGTTGTAGCAATTGTTGGTAAACCAAATGTTGGAAAATCTAGTTTATTTAACAGAATTATTAAAGAAAAAAAATCAATAGTTGATGATAAACCTGGTGTTACTCGTGATCGTATTTATAGTAGTGCAGAATGATTAACTAGAGAATTTATTTTAATTGATACTGGAGGAATTAGTTTATCTGATCAATTATTTTCAAATGAAATTAAACTACAAACTCAAATTGCTATTGAACAAGCTGATGTTATTATTTTTGTTGTTGATTTTTTAAACAATTTAGATAATGATGACAAAATGATTGCAAAAATTTTACACAAATCAAAAAAACCAGTAATTTTAGCAGTTAATAAATATGATAAAAAAACTATTGATGATCATAATTATCAATTTATGAGTTTAGGATTTAGTGATTTGTATTTTATTTCTTCAACTCATGGAATTGGAGTTGGAGATTTATTAGATAAAGTAATTTCTTATATTTCAAAAAATGAAGAAATTATAAAAGATGATTCAACAAAAATAGCAATTATTGGAAGACCAAATGTTGGAAAGTCTAGTTTAGTAAATTCTTTAGTTAATGAAAATAGAATGATAGTTAGTGAAATTGAAGGAACTACTTTAGATGCTGTTGATATTTCATTTTCTTATAATAAAAAAAAGTATACAGTAATTGATACTGCAGGAATTAGAAAAAAATCAAAACTAGGTCAGACTATTGAAAAATATAGTTATTTAAGATCATTATCAGCTATTAGTAATGCTGATATTGTTTTATTAATGATTGATGCAACAAAACCAATAACAGATCAAGATACTAATATTGGTGGATTAATTTATGATGAAAAAAAACCTGTAATTATTGTTGTAAATAAATGAGATTTAATTAAAAATAAAGAAACTGAAATTTTAAAAAAAGAAGAAAAAATTAGAGCATATTTTAAATATATTTCTTATGCAAAAATTATTTTTATTTCAGCACTTGATAAAACTAGAATTACTAAAATTTTAGATCTAGTTGATGAAATTAAACAAAATTTAGATATTAAAATTAAAACTTATGTTTTAAATGAAGTATTAAATAAAGCTCAATTAATTAATCCAGCTCCTGAATTTAATGGAAATAGATTAAAAATTTATTATGCTAGTCAAGTTGAAGCTTATATTCCAACATTTGTTTTATTTTGTAATAATCCAAATTATTTACACTTTTCATATAAAAGATTTTTAGAAAATCAAATTAGATTTAGTTTTGCTCTTGATAGTATTCCAATTAATTTAATTTTTAGAGAGAAAAAATAA
- the cmk gene encoding (d)CMP kinase: MSKLIVAVDGTSSSGKSVICKKVAEILNYQFVDTGLMYRAFTWYCLFKNIDLKKQNQIISLLDSFNYQIKDDQIFVNDINVTNKLISSDILNVINQITVIKQVRDYMVKAQQQLVKNKGYIVVGRDITSVVLPNADLKIFLDCDLEIRTKRRFEQNIKNHILDKSYKQIYNDLYNRDKTDKSRLIGPLVLVDDAWYIDNSYLTINQAVEMIVNKIKSLES; this comes from the coding sequence ATGTCAAAGTTAATTGTTGCTGTAGATGGAACAAGTAGTAGTGGAAAATCAGTGATTTGTAAAAAAGTTGCTGAAATTTTAAATTATCAATTTGTAGATACTGGATTGATGTATCGCGCTTTTACTTGATATTGTTTATTTAAAAATATTGATTTAAAAAAGCAAAATCAAATTATTAGTTTATTAGATAGTTTTAATTATCAAATCAAAGATGATCAGATTTTTGTAAATGATATTAATGTTACTAATAAATTAATAAGTAGTGATATTTTAAATGTAATTAATCAAATCACAGTTATTAAACAAGTTAGAGATTATATGGTTAAAGCTCAACAACAACTAGTAAAAAATAAAGGTTATATTGTTGTTGGAAGAGATATAACAAGTGTAGTTTTACCTAATGCTGATTTAAAGATTTTTTTAGATTGTGATCTTGAAATTAGAACAAAAAGACGTTTTGAACAAAATATTAAAAACCATATTTTAGACAAATCATATAAACAAATTTATAATGATTTATATAATAGAGATAAAACAGATAAATCAAGACTAATTGGACCTTTAGTATTAGTAGATGATGCTTGATATATAGATAATTCTTATTTAACAATCAATCAAGCTGTTGAAATGATTGTAAATAAAATAAAAAGTTTAGAAAGTTAA
- a CDS encoding membrane protein, which produces MNKEYTSRNQLFNKEIDLVNQQIKSAKSLGNYTKFINNSLNVLTKLDEKYFTNSFTNLYDEFEKGSFYLAKTKISQTINQELLNNIDKQINLLKNISTNDLVDLKNYSDFIVLDEQKFHFVNLLNMTKDIEFHKKTTSQSFESSKIINNDFTNLTKVDFEQNDLKQVQNNNDLKQVLITDLIKKTKSENLKKIFELERKKQMYQIKKNWFLIWISIFIAIMIFSLLLFIVL; this is translated from the coding sequence ATGAATAAAGAATATACTTCTAGAAATCAATTATTTAATAAAGAAATTGATTTAGTAAATCAGCAAATAAAAAGTGCTAAAAGTTTAGGTAACTATACTAAATTTATTAATAACAGTTTAAATGTTTTAACTAAATTAGATGAAAAATATTTTACTAATAGTTTTACTAATCTTTATGATGAATTTGAAAAAGGAAGTTTTTATTTAGCAAAAACTAAAATTAGTCAAACTATTAACCAAGAGCTTTTAAACAATATTGATAAACAAATTAATTTATTAAAAAATATTTCTACTAATGATTTAGTTGATTTAAAAAACTATTCTGATTTTATAGTTTTAGATGAACAAAAATTTCATTTTGTTAACTTATTAAATATGACTAAAGATATAGAATTTCATAAAAAAACAACTAGTCAGAGTTTTGAATCATCAAAAATTATTAATAATGATTTTACTAATCTAACAAAAGTTGATTTTGAACAAAATGATTTAAAACAAGTTCAAAATAATAATGATTTAAAACAAGTTTTAATAACTGATTTAATTAAAAAAACTAAAAGTGAAAATTTAAAAAAGATTTTTGAATTAGAAAGAAAAAAACAAATGTATCAAATTAAAAAGAATTGATTTTTAATTTGAATCTCTATTTTTATAGCTATTATGATTTTTTCATTATTGTTATTTATTGTTTTATAG
- a CDS encoding ECF transporter S component — protein sequence MKESKSLKEQLNDVVCNVDKDLETHIEHEDENHKNKDHYHGIHHFDQFGNHDDIQNQKFELKTVFQFNKRKLIFKIALTGIFLALTASVSALDILLESIKIPVSDQVWIQSRFLDISVVCISIATLGPIFASLLGFLAPILHNFIHGMEHGWIQPPIEAVINVFIVWIVFLIFNVMFSNSPIHHDTNKNVARFKRWTPLPIMSVLVAIVSTLGFILALYIDSKTNNTSIVSNNSQLFFHAGHDHGHVHDDNMLTFNKVNMFIVIAVFGWNVLRYAIALLLFILVEWKMRPINHRYK from the coding sequence ATGAAAGAAAGTAAGTCATTAAAAGAACAATTAAATGATGTAGTTTGCAATGTTGATAAAGATCTAGAAACACATATTGAACATGAAGATGAAAATCATAAAAACAAAGATCACTATCACGGAATACATCATTTTGACCAATTTGGAAATCATGATGATATTCAGAATCAAAAATTTGAACTAAAAACTGTTTTTCAATTTAACAAAAGAAAATTAATATTTAAAATTGCATTAACTGGTATTTTTTTAGCTTTAACTGCTTCAGTTAGTGCACTTGATATATTATTAGAGTCAATTAAAATTCCTGTAAGTGATCAAGTATGAATTCAATCTAGATTTTTAGATATTTCAGTTGTGTGCATTTCAATAGCTACTTTAGGACCAATTTTTGCTAGTTTATTAGGATTTTTAGCTCCAATTTTACATAACTTTATTCATGGAATGGAACATGGTTGAATACAACCACCAATTGAAGCTGTTATTAATGTTTTTATTGTTTGAATTGTGTTCTTAATATTTAATGTAATGTTTAGTAATTCACCAATTCATCACGATACTAATAAAAATGTAGCTAGATTTAAAAGATGAACGCCACTGCCAATTATGAGTGTATTAGTTGCTATTGTTTCAACTTTAGGATTTATTTTAGCTTTATATATAGATTCAAAAACAAATAATACAAGCATAGTTTCAAATAATTCGCAATTATTTTTCCATGCTGGTCATGATCATGGTCATGTTCATGATGATAATATGTTAACTTTTAATAAAGTTAATATGTTTATTGTTATTGCTGTGTTTGGTTGAAATGTTTTAAGATATGCTATTGCTTTATTATTATTTATTTTAGTTGAATGAAAAATGAGACCAATTAATCATAGATACAAATAA
- a CDS encoding inorganic diphosphatase, with translation MKNNVISMVVEIPKGSSNKYEVDEKTKRIKLDRVLYGANFYPGEYGMIENTLDWDGDPLDVISLCTYPTLPGVEVNVRILGSIKMVDAGEVDTKLFGVFNDDPRFKEYKTLNDVPKHYRDEIENFFLQYKALQNKVVKINGWGTLEEALEELEECKARFEEYKDRLAKGQKDEILAEWKEKGLGQA, from the coding sequence ATGAAAAATAATGTAATTAGTATGGTAGTTGAAATCCCAAAAGGTTCATCTAACAAATATGAAGTTGATGAAAAAACAAAAAGAATCAAACTAGATCGTGTTTTATATGGAGCTAATTTTTATCCAGGAGAATATGGAATGATTGAAAACACTCTAGATTGAGATGGAGATCCATTAGATGTAATTTCATTATGTACTTATCCAACACTACCAGGAGTTGAAGTTAATGTTAGAATTTTAGGTTCAATTAAAATGGTTGATGCTGGAGAAGTTGATACTAAATTATTTGGTGTATTTAATGATGATCCAAGATTTAAAGAATACAAAACATTAAATGACGTACCAAAACACTACAGAGATGAAATTGAAAACTTTTTCTTACAATATAAAGCTTTACAAAACAAAGTTGTAAAAATTAATGGTTGAGGAACTTTAGAAGAAGCTTTAGAAGAACTTGAAGAATGTAAAGCTAGATTTGAAGAATACAAAGATCGTTTAGCTAAAGGACAAAAAGATGAAATTTTAGCTGAATGAAAAGAAAAAGGTTTAGGTCAAGCCTAA
- a CDS encoding coiled-coil domain-containing protein yields the protein MKSLLKLLSIISFTPVISFLVLSCNNTNQSPNNNTNSNNSSSNNEQLHPNNVFNENKEILLKLKNELITIDNNIKTSTKNLKEIQIDIYNIENELNRLTNSDIKKDQLAKLNENLQTIKTKTNSFLQTINKSTKDYQLVKQTLDQSNNEQLNKKELEELKKEIKIIKNNVLLITLNIENVLNELKHLLKTINDIKETIFTKEQIQRAKVGLTNLEKQLNELKNIIQKIEYTNVIKKELDNLKQIVKNAQTKITPANDNLVKFELDLKQLYDRIQNLDSTNFNIDQLNVIKSFSSSAKEKLLTINNSLLDSQNQLKEIKVILKDIKDVNIVIDTKISELDNLKQKIEDLKKEFENFKLDLDQFDIKKINTVKINALKTFFNNSYQKISLLKKQTIETKKSFESVQEAFDDFNDAINNGSIFKVELDKFNNSLNKFEQDIKNIHQILKNIEEQKQTKLLMINNLTNQW from the coding sequence ATGAAAAGTTTATTAAAATTATTATCTATTATTAGTTTTACACCAGTTATTTCTTTTTTAGTTTTATCTTGTAATAACACAAATCAAAGTCCTAATAATAACACTAACTCTAATAACAGTTCATCAAATAATGAACAATTACATCCTAATAATGTTTTTAATGAAAATAAAGAAATACTTTTAAAACTAAAAAATGAATTAATAACAATAGATAATAATATAAAAACCTCAACTAAGAACTTAAAAGAAATTCAAATTGATATTTATAATATTGAAAATGAACTTAATAGATTAACTAATAGTGATATTAAAAAAGATCAATTAGCTAAATTAAATGAAAACTTACAAACAATAAAAACAAAAACAAACTCTTTTTTACAAACTATAAATAAAAGTACAAAAGATTATCAACTAGTTAAACAAACACTAGATCAATCAAATAATGAACAACTTAATAAAAAAGAGTTAGAAGAATTAAAAAAAGAAATTAAAATAATAAAGAATAATGTGTTACTTATAACTTTAAATATAGAAAATGTTTTAAATGAATTAAAACATCTTTTAAAAACTATTAATGATATAAAAGAAACAATTTTTACAAAAGAACAAATCCAAAGAGCTAAAGTAGGATTAACTAATTTAGAAAAACAACTAAATGAACTTAAAAACATAATTCAAAAAATAGAATATACAAACGTTATTAAAAAAGAACTAGATAATTTAAAACAAATTGTTAAAAACGCTCAAACAAAAATAACACCAGCTAATGATAATTTAGTTAAGTTTGAATTAGACTTAAAACAACTTTATGATAGAATCCAAAACCTAGATTCTACAAATTTTAATATAGATCAATTAAATGTTATAAAAAGCTTTTCTAGTAGTGCTAAAGAAAAGTTACTAACAATAAATAACAGCTTATTAGATAGTCAAAATCAATTAAAAGAAATTAAAGTAATACTTAAAGATATTAAAGATGTAAATATAGTTATTGATACTAAAATTAGTGAACTAGATAATTTAAAACAAAAAATAGAAGACCTAAAAAAAGAATTTGAAAATTTCAAATTAGATCTCGATCAATTTGATATTAAAAAAATTAATACAGTAAAAATAAATGCATTAAAAACCTTTTTTAATAATTCATATCAAAAAATATCATTATTAAAAAAACAAACAATTGAGACTAAAAAAAGCTTTGAATCAGTACAAGAAGCGTTTGATGATTTTAATGATGCGATAAATAATGGAAGTATTTTTAAAGTTGAATTAGATAAATTTAATAATTCATTAAATAAATTTGAACAAGATATAAAAAATATTCATCAAATTCTTAAAAACATAGAAGAACAAAAGCAAACAAAATTACTAATGATCAATAATTTAACTAATCAATGATAA
- a CDS encoding ABC transporter ATP-binding protein translates to MKNVSKNLHSDVLNEKYSIVVDNFYKKFKDIEIGPFSFNVEKGKITALLGTSGSGKSVFINSLLGTSINYQGNIFINKNERKKNNSIQNNSDIGFYSQMDFSLYSISAYDFLYNMCYVMGLEDKLVKDKLEYWLKRFDLWESKDKPLKSFSWGMKNRINLILCFIKEPKILVCDEPGANLDSYWRKEIYTILNEFKKNFNTIILTVHNIDEVYDIIDNFIILEKGKLLFCGTKQELNLYKKTKITFKNNISLQHVEQILNKNDILTFNINYDQNSLVVGLKEFQTFSDVLDLLKKHDFFIKSIESLSIDIDMIKKALEDKNTINVKYQKNSLDSLNENLDYNNTLSLNKTINNISNITNLRDSASTNYEVEILNNNNNNNNNNLLNNNLEKTFLHIFDEIKNLKQQVNQNDLDTYQILLDDLKAQINDILQIKTDFLKKVDLLNQQNNTFNNSEKNLKEILELKDFIKNQVNKIEQTLFIQSKNMNDPCNNKSKTHLSDSDLTDQYLDLKNQINILKTQINHNYSNQSDLVNNYELNQLKSEISAYHQDLEQFKKELHFEKMLDQKLESFDNKLKEKESVLELNRLKQEIKEEQNKLRELLFLEKLVK, encoded by the coding sequence ATGAAAAATGTTTCTAAGAATCTACATTCTGATGTATTAAATGAGAAATACTCAATTGTAGTTGATAATTTTTATAAAAAGTTTAAAGATATAGAAATTGGGCCTTTTTCTTTTAATGTTGAAAAAGGAAAAATCACTGCTTTACTAGGAACTAGTGGTTCAGGAAAAAGTGTGTTTATCAATTCTTTATTAGGAACTAGTATTAATTATCAAGGAAACATTTTTATTAATAAAAACGAAAGAAAAAAGAATAACTCAATTCAAAACAATTCTGATATTGGGTTTTATTCACAAATGGACTTTTCTTTGTACTCAATCTCAGCTTATGATTTTTTATACAATATGTGCTATGTTATGGGTTTAGAAGATAAGCTAGTTAAAGACAAACTAGAATATTGACTAAAAAGATTTGATTTATGAGAATCAAAAGATAAACCTTTAAAAAGTTTTTCTTGGGGAATGAAAAATCGCATTAATTTAATTTTATGTTTTATAAAAGAACCTAAAATTTTAGTATGTGATGAACCTGGAGCAAATTTAGATTCTTATTGAAGAAAAGAAATTTATACGATCTTAAATGAATTTAAGAAAAACTTTAATACTATTATTCTAACAGTTCATAATATTGATGAAGTTTATGACATTATTGATAATTTTATAATTTTAGAAAAAGGTAAATTACTATTTTGTGGTACTAAACAAGAATTAAATTTGTATAAAAAAACAAAGATTACATTTAAAAATAATATTTCACTACAACATGTAGAACAAATTTTAAACAAAAACGATATTTTAACTTTTAATATCAATTATGATCAGAATTCTTTAGTAGTTGGTTTAAAAGAATTTCAAACTTTTAGTGATGTTTTAGATCTTTTAAAAAAACATGACTTTTTTATAAAAAGTATTGAAAGTCTATCAATTGATATTGATATGATAAAAAAAGCTTTAGAAGATAAAAACACTATAAATGTTAAATATCAAAAAAACTCACTAGATTCTTTAAATGAGAATTTAGATTATAACAATACATTAAGTTTAAATAAAACTATAAATAATATTTCTAATATAACTAACTTGCGTGATTCAGCTTCAACTAATTATGAAGTTGAGATATTAAATAATAATAATAATAATAATAATAATAATCTACTTAATAATAATTTAGAAAAAACATTTTTACATATATTTGATGAAATCAAAAACTTAAAACAACAAGTTAATCAAAATGATTTAGATACTTATCAAATACTTTTAGATGATTTAAAAGCTCAAATTAATGATATTTTACAAATCAAAACAGATTTTTTAAAAAAAGTTGATCTATTAAATCAACAAAATAACACATTTAATAACTCTGAAAAAAACTTAAAAGAAATTTTAGAATTAAAGGATTTTATTAAAAATCAAGTTAATAAAATCGAACAAACACTTTTTATACAATCAAAAAATATGAATGATCCTTGTAATAATAAATCAAAAACTCATTTAAGTGATTCTGATTTAACTGATCAATATTTAGATTTAAAAAATCAAATTAACATTTTAAAAACTCAAATTAATCATAATTATTCTAATCAATCTGATTTAGTAAATAACTATGAATTAAATCAATTAAAATCTGAAATTTCAGCTTATCATCAAGATTTAGAACAATTTAAAAAAGAATTGCACTTTGAAAAAATGCTTGATCAAAAACTAGAAAGTTTTGATAACAAATTAAAAGAAAAAGAAAGTGTTTTAGAATTAAACAGACTTAAACAAGAAATTAAAGAAGAACAAAATAAACTACGTGAATTATTGTTCTTAGAAAAACTAGTTAAATAA